A stretch of Mesorhizobium sp. M2A.F.Ca.ET.046.03.2.1 DNA encodes these proteins:
- a CDS encoding PLP-dependent aminotransferase family protein has product MAYWRPDPAHLRRPAYLSLAEQIATAIRDGRLTAGTRLWPHRKLAHSLNLSVQTISRAYNELIQRGLISAQIGRGSFVQMLPKVSASPYLPERFPNLIDLSILEPICEQIHFEKMRQALRWLSVNLASDSAMSLRPITVLPHHRLVGAEWLACCGLNVSPLNISLTNGATPGLMVALMSAAPPGSSIATEVLSLHTLVPLSSYLGLRLQGLVTDEEGMIPEALDEACRKGPVRAVFLEPSVINPLAALMSETRRRQLADVAARHDVAIIESDVLGPLVEDRAPPIAAFAPDRTIYITSFTKITLPGLRLGYLVTPDRYVAAAANRHLVANWTATPAIADIATLWVRDGTALELVKWQREALNNRHSLAAKMLSGLSYNAHPQSLHLWLPLSRGHTEYSFVSQVRLGGVMVAPGSSFRTTDRDGTPAVRISLGSTTEGELRAGLEIVASSLRGTPEPLVPVF; this is encoded by the coding sequence GTGGCATACTGGCGACCTGACCCGGCGCACCTGCGACGCCCGGCTTATCTCTCACTTGCCGAGCAGATTGCTACTGCGATTCGCGACGGTAGACTGACTGCCGGCACAAGGCTTTGGCCGCATCGGAAGCTTGCACATTCCCTAAACCTTTCTGTTCAGACGATCAGCCGCGCCTATAATGAACTGATCCAGCGCGGGTTGATTTCGGCCCAGATAGGCCGCGGCAGCTTCGTGCAGATGCTCCCGAAGGTGTCCGCCTCCCCTTACCTACCCGAGCGTTTTCCCAATCTAATAGATCTTTCAATTTTGGAGCCAATTTGCGAGCAGATCCATTTCGAAAAGATGCGTCAGGCCTTGAGATGGCTTTCCGTCAACCTCGCATCGGACTCGGCTATGTCGCTCCGCCCGATTACAGTTCTCCCGCATCATCGCTTGGTCGGCGCCGAATGGCTTGCCTGTTGCGGGCTAAATGTCTCACCCTTGAACATCAGCCTAACGAATGGCGCGACGCCAGGTTTGATGGTTGCTCTGATGAGCGCTGCCCCACCTGGATCAAGCATTGCCACCGAGGTGCTCAGTCTTCACACGCTCGTGCCACTGTCGAGCTATCTTGGACTGCGTCTGCAGGGACTTGTGACTGATGAGGAGGGAATGATTCCAGAGGCGCTGGACGAAGCTTGTCGGAAGGGGCCGGTCCGCGCCGTGTTCCTCGAGCCATCGGTGATTAACCCCCTGGCGGCGTTGATGAGCGAGACTAGGCGCAGACAATTGGCCGACGTCGCGGCGCGCCATGACGTTGCTATTATCGAGAGCGATGTTCTCGGCCCCCTGGTCGAGGATCGCGCGCCACCTATTGCAGCGTTTGCACCTGACCGTACCATCTATATTACAAGTTTCACAAAAATTACGTTGCCTGGTCTTCGTTTAGGTTACCTCGTGACACCCGACCGCTATGTCGCTGCCGCTGCCAACCGCCATCTAGTTGCCAATTGGACGGCAACGCCAGCAATTGCCGACATCGCGACCCTTTGGGTCCGCGACGGAACTGCTTTGGAACTCGTTAAATGGCAACGCGAAGCCTTGAATAACCGTCATTCACTTGCTGCTAAGATGTTGTCCGGACTCTCCTATAACGCCCATCCGCAAAGCCTCCATCTTTGGCTGCCGCTGTCTCGCGGACATACCGAGTATTCCTTTGTCTCCCAGGTTCGGCTTGGAGGTGTTATGGTTGCGCCTGGCTCCTCATTTCGAACGACCGACCGAGACGGAACGCCCGCCGTGCGCATCTCACTCGGGTCAACAACGGAGGGTGAACTGCGCGCCGGTCTTGAAATCGTCGCATCTTCCCTACGGGGGACTCCAGAACCTTTGGTGCCAGTTTTTTGA
- a CDS encoding CapA family protein, whose translation MRSSFTIALTGQSLIYHDLRHVSGGEFAAIKELIQNADVSFTNLETTILGRHGGWPMKGAYFQCSPSVVLDSLKDIGFSALALSNNHAFDLGPAGVLSTLEEVDQREFLHAGIGVDATDASKAGIKQFGKRKVALVSMDAGPGPAIMYADNATDTRPARPGVNKLDVSRVFEVDDKKFANLRAIQEMFLSNAMERGNYAQPNDPREPTSSDEIDFYGTIFRRSPENCRRIILDEESLQAQLAAIRKASSAGAFVISYLHHHHWEPDWREVPGWVQSFARSCVDAGANAFASHGAPVLQPIEVYRGAPIFYGLGNFLFHLPEGEDEWSSPDIWKSIVATCSFDGKNHLQSIDLTPIVIGGEQWLSSKNYHERIVPVPASKELAYSMLEDLSRRSQKYGTRIVVEDARVILPYGNRRSVEVTART comes from the coding sequence ATGCGCTCGTCGTTTACTATTGCGTTAACTGGACAGTCTCTCATTTACCATGACCTCCGGCACGTATCGGGTGGGGAATTTGCCGCAATTAAAGAACTGATCCAGAACGCAGACGTCTCGTTCACGAATTTAGAGACCACCATTCTCGGCCGGCATGGTGGTTGGCCAATGAAGGGCGCTTATTTCCAGTGCTCTCCATCGGTCGTCTTAGATAGTTTGAAGGATATTGGCTTTAGCGCACTTGCTCTTTCTAATAATCATGCGTTCGATCTTGGGCCTGCAGGAGTGCTGTCCACGCTTGAGGAAGTGGACCAGCGTGAGTTTCTGCATGCTGGAATTGGCGTGGATGCCACCGACGCGAGTAAGGCTGGTATAAAGCAATTCGGAAAGAGGAAGGTCGCTCTCGTCTCGATGGATGCCGGCCCCGGGCCAGCTATAATGTATGCTGACAATGCGACTGACACCCGTCCTGCTCGACCAGGGGTGAACAAACTCGACGTCTCGCGGGTATTCGAGGTGGATGATAAAAAATTCGCGAACCTGCGTGCCATTCAAGAAATGTTCCTAAGCAACGCTATGGAGCGCGGAAACTACGCGCAGCCGAACGATCCTCGCGAACCGACATCGTCCGATGAGATTGACTTTTACGGAACCATTTTTCGCCGATCGCCCGAGAACTGCCGCAGGATCATCCTCGATGAGGAAAGCCTACAAGCTCAGCTTGCAGCGATCCGGAAGGCCTCCTCCGCAGGTGCCTTCGTCATCTCCTACCTTCACCATCATCATTGGGAACCGGATTGGCGCGAGGTTCCGGGGTGGGTTCAGTCTTTTGCGCGATCTTGTGTTGATGCCGGAGCGAACGCGTTCGCCAGCCACGGCGCACCGGTGTTGCAACCGATTGAAGTTTACCGGGGAGCTCCGATCTTCTATGGATTGGGAAATTTCCTTTTTCATCTACCTGAAGGGGAGGACGAATGGAGTTCGCCGGACATCTGGAAAAGCATCGTCGCGACATGCAGCTTCGATGGCAAAAACCATTTGCAGTCAATCGACCTCACTCCAATCGTGATTGGGGGAGAGCAATGGCTTAGCAGCAAAAATTATCATGAGCGTATTGTGCCCGTACCCGCTTCAAAAGAGCTAGCTTATTCCATGCTGGAAGATCTGTCTCGACGCTCGCAGAAGTATGGAACAAGAATCGTAGTGGAGGATGCTCGGGTTATTTTGCCCTACGGAAATCGACGCAGCGTCGAGGTCACCGCGAGGACGTAG
- a CDS encoding LysR family transcriptional regulator, protein MEELSGRNSKPAFRSAQIFREIIRTGSTRRAGRELGITQSAVSQYLKLFEDAVGEKLFTRDRRGLIPTTQAIEIYNRLDRYFETLGRIEKEITNSLRKKENRLTIAAPHILSFGLVPKIVLAVDNLDPSLEFHFKAQRYDQIAQSVVTGEADIGISRLPLDERFFEWHIVAESKSVCVLHPDHRLADKDIITVDDIAHEPLILLEAEYASNKMGNLTFGRGEFPAKPKIYSDTIGLDASFIAYGIGITVDNEFISKHYQMFDLRIIPFEPAATYHYVVFWRRGSEKFSRHSAIVEAFIEVIRRDQSSRERRPGYKTEMLEAGAR, encoded by the coding sequence ATGGAAGAGCTTTCAGGCCGAAACAGCAAGCCCGCGTTCAGGTCCGCTCAGATTTTCCGGGAGATCATTAGGACCGGCTCCACAAGGCGGGCTGGCAGAGAACTCGGCATCACCCAGTCGGCCGTAAGCCAGTATCTCAAACTGTTCGAAGACGCTGTTGGCGAAAAGCTGTTCACGCGAGATCGCCGTGGCCTAATCCCCACCACACAAGCGATCGAAATTTATAATCGGCTCGACAGATACTTCGAGACACTAGGGCGCATCGAGAAGGAAATTACCAACTCTTTGCGCAAAAAGGAAAACCGTCTGACCATTGCCGCACCGCATATACTCTCGTTCGGACTCGTCCCGAAAATCGTTCTCGCGGTCGACAATCTGGATCCGTCACTGGAGTTTCACTTCAAGGCACAACGATACGATCAAATAGCACAAAGTGTGGTGACGGGGGAGGCCGACATCGGAATCTCTCGGCTGCCGTTAGACGAGCGCTTCTTTGAATGGCACATAGTGGCCGAAAGCAAAAGCGTCTGCGTATTGCATCCTGACCATCGTCTTGCTGATAAAGACATCATAACTGTAGACGACATTGCACATGAGCCGCTTATCCTTCTGGAGGCGGAATACGCATCGAACAAGATGGGAAACTTGACGTTCGGTAGGGGAGAATTTCCAGCAAAACCTAAGATCTATTCGGACACAATAGGCTTGGATGCGTCCTTTATCGCCTATGGAATCGGTATCACGGTCGATAATGAATTTATTTCGAAGCATTACCAAATGTTCGATTTGAGGATCATTCCTTTTGAGCCGGCAGCCACATACCATTATGTGGTATTTTGGCGCCGCGGCAGTGAAAAGTTTTCGCGCCACTCGGCAATTGTGGAGGCATTTATAGAGGTAATAAGGCGGGACCAATCATCGAGAGAACGACGCCCCGGTTACAAGACAGAGATGCTCGAGGCGGGCGCACGCTAG
- a CDS encoding class I SAM-dependent methyltransferase, which produces MTDKFIYNEDWASIYEKFSILRGKRDEAAETVAFLEPCASGGSALELGVGDGRVAAPLSERGVRVEGIDNSDSMLELLARRTDLVKAWKGDIANFRSERRYNLVYCVWNTFPLLVTRETQIACLRSAVEALDDGGIIVIDVGVPPLDGLVSGQKTSTLFVDHENTILNSAIHDPLTQTFVSTLLWFSGTEVRRLPHRVRYVYHQELDTMAECVGLELAERWGDWTRGAFTKESKRHISVYRRNRPLV; this is translated from the coding sequence ATGACTGACAAATTCATCTACAACGAGGATTGGGCTTCCATCTATGAAAAATTTAGCATCCTACGAGGTAAAAGGGATGAGGCAGCGGAGACTGTCGCCTTTCTTGAGCCATGTGCGAGTGGAGGGAGTGCCCTCGAACTTGGTGTCGGGGACGGACGCGTTGCGGCGCCGTTAAGCGAGCGCGGCGTCAGGGTCGAAGGTATCGACAATTCGGACAGCATGTTGGAACTTCTCGCCAGGCGCACCGATCTGGTCAAAGCTTGGAAGGGGGATATTGCTAATTTCAGATCAGAGCGACGCTACAACCTGGTGTATTGCGTTTGGAACACGTTCCCGCTGCTCGTCACGCGCGAAACGCAAATAGCTTGCCTGCGATCTGCCGTGGAAGCGCTAGATGATGGGGGGATTATAGTGATAGACGTGGGCGTGCCGCCCTTGGATGGGCTCGTCAGCGGCCAGAAAACCAGTACTCTATTCGTGGATCATGAGAATACGATCCTCAATTCTGCCATCCACGACCCACTAACTCAGACGTTCGTTTCAACCCTCCTCTGGTTTTCCGGTACAGAGGTCAGACGTTTACCACATCGCGTTCGTTACGTTTATCATCAGGAGCTCGATACCATGGCCGAGTGCGTAGGACTGGAATTAGCGGAGCGCTGGGGAGATTGGACGAGAGGTGCATTTACCAAAGAATCCAAACGTCATATCTCGGTTTACCGGCGTAACCGGCCTCTAGTCTGA